One Alkaliphilus sp. B6464 genomic window carries:
- a CDS encoding GNAT family N-acetyltransferase — MITYDCCSTVELESIYNAFQIGFSDYIIKIEMSKEIFLQRFFGPEGNQLEYSYIAFYQGMPIGVILGGIKNYEGVKTLRCGTLSIHPDYRGKGVSKKLFELHRKVAIDNNCKQMFLEVIVGNDRAINFYRNLGYEKVYDINYYTCQNNKDINKEIDDLIEIKKISFNAIKSLSNQLKDTHINWQNDFDYIERLDGLVHYGVYKDSEIIGALSLSTNGKIYFIWTKPSERHKGIARNMLRKALIELNLKQLSISFPNNANLAGFVKRNNFKKEEISQYEMYLIL, encoded by the coding sequence ATGATAACATATGATTGCTGTAGTACTGTAGAACTTGAGAGTATATACAATGCATTTCAAATAGGTTTTTCTGATTATATTATCAAAATAGAGATGTCTAAGGAAATATTTTTACAACGTTTTTTTGGACCTGAAGGTAATCAACTGGAATACTCATATATTGCATTCTATCAAGGTATGCCAATTGGAGTGATTTTAGGAGGGATTAAAAATTATGAAGGTGTCAAAACCCTTCGTTGCGGGACCCTTTCTATTCATCCTGACTATCGGGGTAAAGGTGTAAGTAAAAAGCTTTTTGAATTACATAGGAAGGTAGCTATAGATAATAATTGTAAACAGATGTTTTTAGAAGTAATTGTAGGAAATGATAGAGCAATAAACTTTTATAGAAATCTAGGGTATGAAAAAGTTTACGATATTAATTACTATACATGTCAAAATAATAAAGATATAAATAAAGAGATAGACGATTTAATAGAAATTAAAAAGATTTCTTTTAATGCTATTAAGAGCTTATCAAATCAATTAAAGGACACACATATTAATTGGCAAAATGATTTTGATTATATTGAGAGACTGGATGGCTTAGTTCATTATGGAGTTTACAAAGATTCAGAGATTATAGGAGCCTTAAGCTTAAGCACAAATGGAAAAATCTATTTTATTTGGACAAAACCTTCAGAAAGACATAAAGGAATTGCAAGAAATATGCTTAGAAAAGCATTAATAGAGCTTAACTTAAAGCAGTTAAGTATTAGCTTTCCTAATAATGCTAACTTAGCTGGATTTGTAAAGCGCAATAATTTTAAAAAAGAAGAAATATCTCAATATGAGATGTATCTAATTCTCTAG
- a CDS encoding TlpA family protein disulfide reductase, which yields MNKKSIGIIILIGVLLAGLYYLTMGKKVEVIPPQDNAVEERNEEDQVASQEKQVFEIEVGKEAPNFILRNLDGEEISLQDYRGKIVLINFWATWCVYCDIEMPDLQKLDKENEDLVVLAVNVMEHKETVEKYIKEGGYDFEVVLDEDGTIARTYLVGGYPASYFVDEEGIFQGAVPGMMTYEQMNQALQHIRENK from the coding sequence GTGAATAAAAAAAGCATAGGAATAATAATTCTTATTGGAGTATTGCTTGCAGGATTATACTATTTGACAATGGGAAAAAAAGTAGAAGTTATTCCACCACAAGATAATGCTGTTGAGGAAAGAAATGAGGAAGATCAGGTTGCAAGCCAAGAAAAGCAGGTATTTGAAATAGAAGTTGGAAAAGAAGCGCCAAACTTTATTCTTAGAAATTTAGATGGGGAAGAAATATCCTTACAAGACTATAGAGGTAAGATAGTTCTTATAAACTTCTGGGCAACCTGGTGTGTGTACTGCGACATAGAAATGCCAGATTTACAAAAACTAGATAAGGAGAATGAAGATTTAGTTGTTTTAGCAGTAAATGTAATGGAACATAAAGAAACTGTAGAAAAATATATTAAAGAAGGCGGATATGATTTTGAAGTAGTTTTAGATGAGGATGGGACTATAGCTAGAACTTACCTAGTAGGTGGATACCCTGCATCATATTTTGTAGATGAAGAAGGTATTTTTCAAGGGGCAGTACCAGGAATGATGACATATGAGCAGATGAATCAAGCTTTACAGCATATTAGGGAAAACAAATAA
- a CDS encoding TetR/AcrR family transcriptional regulator, translating to MPKISKEAAETRKNKIIQCAFEVFAESGYAQTTIDDIVNASGISKGGIYNYFKSKEEIFLEIAENRFEQRHRLIESFPKDMSNRDKIINYIHWTLIGLFEDKHQRMARFTFEFWSVLARNPNMSDKAKKRYHLFYDDLSKILKQGVDHGEFQEDIDIPSMVYIILSTMDGIGFTSCIMGIEITYEVVENYTDMILRKIEKED from the coding sequence ATGCCAAAAATCAGTAAAGAAGCAGCAGAGACTAGAAAAAATAAAATAATTCAGTGTGCATTTGAAGTTTTTGCAGAAAGTGGATACGCACAGACTACAATAGATGATATTGTAAATGCATCCGGAATTAGTAAAGGGGGAATCTATAATTATTTTAAGAGTAAAGAGGAGATTTTTTTAGAGATTGCTGAAAATAGATTTGAACAAAGACATAGATTGATCGAAAGTTTCCCGAAAGATATGTCTAATAGAGATAAAATAATTAATTATATTCATTGGACTTTAATAGGTTTATTTGAAGATAAGCATCAGAGGATGGCTCGATTTACATTTGAGTTTTGGTCTGTACTTGCTAGAAATCCTAATATGTCTGATAAGGCAAAGAAAAGATATCATCTATTTTATGACGATCTATCCAAAATCTTAAAACAAGGAGTTGATCATGGGGAATTCCAAGAGGATATTGATATACCATCGATGGTTTATATTATATTATCAACAATGGATGGAATCGGATTCACTAGCTGTATAATGGGAATTGAAATAACCTATGAAGTAGTTGAGAACTATACAGACATGATTTTAAGAAAAATAGAAAAGGAGGATTAA
- a CDS encoding GerAB/ArcD/ProY family transporter, whose translation MKKEIISTKQGISIMFIFLIGTTLVAGTTNKAHQDTWISILIAVVMSLPMCFVYSRLLKLFPGKSLFDIVEEIFGSIVGKAITLIFIWYFFHLGALIIRNITEFIQIISFAETPQFFVAIFIALLVVYMVKSGMEVLARWTEFVLPIIIFIIILTICLSAPKMNFNHLKPVLYNGFKPAFQGAYALFVFPFAETVIFTVIFSSLEQQDKCFKVYSLSLIMFGIILLLVTLRNILVLGIANIDILYFPSYSAVSMIDIGNFLQRIEVVVSVILILSSIAKLSVCLFATSIGVSKLFNFDDYKLVAAPICLLMLNLSFIIYNSTMEMFDWIGTTNLYYSIPFQIILPLAILIVAEIKIRIGNSNNSL comes from the coding sequence ATGAAAAAAGAAATAATTTCAACTAAACAAGGTATAAGTATAATGTTTATATTTTTGATAGGAACTACTTTAGTAGCTGGTACTACCAATAAAGCTCACCAGGATACTTGGATTTCTATATTAATTGCTGTAGTCATGAGCCTACCAATGTGCTTTGTATACTCAAGACTTCTTAAGCTTTTCCCTGGTAAGAGTTTATTTGATATTGTTGAAGAGATATTCGGAAGTATTGTTGGAAAAGCTATAACTCTTATTTTTATTTGGTACTTTTTTCATTTAGGGGCTTTAATTATAAGGAATATTACCGAATTTATTCAAATTATCTCCTTTGCTGAAACACCCCAGTTCTTTGTCGCTATATTTATTGCATTATTAGTTGTTTATATGGTTAAAAGTGGCATGGAGGTGTTGGCACGATGGACTGAATTTGTTCTTCCCATAATAATTTTTATAATTATTTTGACAATTTGTTTATCTGCACCAAAAATGAACTTTAATCATTTAAAACCAGTGCTATATAATGGATTTAAACCAGCTTTTCAAGGTGCTTATGCTCTGTTTGTATTCCCCTTTGCTGAAACTGTGATATTTACAGTTATTTTTAGCTCATTAGAACAGCAGGACAAGTGTTTTAAAGTGTATTCATTAAGCCTAATTATGTTTGGCATTATCTTACTGCTTGTAACACTGCGAAATATTTTGGTTTTGGGAATTGCAAATATAGACATCCTTTATTTCCCATCTTATTCCGCTGTATCTATGATAGATATAGGTAACTTTTTGCAACGCATCGAAGTAGTAGTATCTGTAATATTAATATTATCAAGCATTGCAAAGCTAAGTGTTTGCCTATTTGCAACAAGTATTGGTGTTTCAAAACTATTTAATTTTGATGATTATAAATTGGTAGCAGCTCCAATATGTCTTTTAATGTTAAATCTATCGTTCATTATTTACAATAGTACTATGGAAATGTTTGATTGGATAGGAACAACTAATTTATATTATTCAATACCATTTCAAATAATATTACCATTAGCTATTCTAATCGTTGCTGAAATAAAAATTAGAATAGGTAATTCAAATAATAGTTTATAA
- a CDS encoding helix-turn-helix transcriptional regulator, whose translation MKIDRLMSIIMVLLNCEKISATKLAEMFEVTPRTIYRDIETISLAGIPIITHTGVNGGISITPEYKVDKKFFTTSDISTLLMGLGSISTTLSHKEIIGTLEKVKSLLPKEQFRDVELKSNQITIDLTTWMGNKNFQPNLEKIKKALNDSKYLLFEYYGGGREKSNRCIEPYKLVLKEANWYLQGYCTLRKDFRVFKLSRISNLEILDSTFVPREFYAKPLDGTGWIDKRLITIKLLVDWSLREQIVERCGEENIQPYGSNQFMVDFPFVEDDLGYNILLGFGDKCECLAPENVRRELIHRIKKLSNIYDK comes from the coding sequence TTGAAAATAGATAGATTAATGTCCATAATTATGGTGTTGCTGAATTGTGAAAAAATCAGTGCAACAAAACTTGCTGAAATGTTTGAGGTTACACCTAGAACTATATATAGGGATATAGAAACAATATCTTTAGCAGGTATACCGATTATTACTCACACTGGTGTTAATGGTGGTATTAGCATAACACCTGAATATAAAGTGGATAAAAAATTTTTTACTACTTCAGATATTTCAACACTTTTAATGGGACTTGGAAGTATTTCAACAACTCTATCTCATAAAGAAATTATAGGTACACTAGAAAAAGTAAAAAGCCTACTTCCAAAAGAACAATTTAGGGATGTTGAATTAAAATCAAACCAAATAACCATTGACCTTACCACATGGATGGGTAATAAGAATTTCCAACCAAATCTTGAAAAAATAAAAAAAGCTCTAAATGACAGTAAGTATCTATTATTTGAATATTATGGTGGTGGCAGAGAAAAAAGCAACCGTTGCATTGAACCTTATAAATTGGTATTAAAAGAGGCAAATTGGTATTTACAAGGTTACTGCACTTTGAGGAAAGATTTTCGTGTTTTTAAACTATCTCGAATTTCAAATCTTGAAATCTTAGATTCTACATTTGTACCACGAGAATTTTACGCAAAACCGTTAGATGGAACTGGGTGGATAGATAAAAGACTTATCACAATTAAGCTTTTAGTTGATTGGTCTCTTAGAGAACAAATCGTTGAACGTTGTGGGGAAGAAAATATCCAGCCTTATGGGAGTAATCAATTTATGGTTGATTTTCCATTTGTAGAAGATGACTTAGGATACAATATTTTGCTAGGTTTTGGAGATAAATGTGAATGTTTAGCCCCTGAAAATGTACGTAGAGAGCTTATCCATCGTATTAAAAAATTATCAAACATTTATGATAAATAA
- a CDS encoding calcium-translocating P-type ATPase, PMCA-type, with protein sequence MMYFNEEKSEVLKKLMTDENQGLNESEVKIRQEKYGFNEFSKGKKRSPWDGFFDPMMIILLISAIISALVGEYIDAIGIMFAIVLSTTIGVITEDRSKKAAEALSKITDNITVKCIRDGEVKLVLKNNLVPGDIVLLETGSMVPADGRLLESIELKVREDMLTGESDDVNKCGDKVIEIERIDSHGNVVIQEPVPAKQINMVFGGTLIAYGRGKMVVTSIGDLTQIGKIAQSLYDNDNNETPLQIKLGHLGEKIAKISGSIAGMLFIYMIFKMIISKALHLDISGILPFLKSMEPVKSAFVVCVALMVAAVPEGLPTMINMTLAITMQKMAKINALVTKKEACETIGSVSVICSDKTGTLTQNKMTVDKVFINGAFVEEYDRNESYFVDNCIINSTADIIYENNQWNYMGSATECALLLYLKDKQYYKYRKIKSILHQIPFTSKAKRMDTIIQDGRNHVLLSKGAPEIILESCDYEYIDGQILRLTSKRKEFITQQIKKLQTQSMRVLGFAYKNMSSVHREVAISSNAYEQIAVTVDGYNFEKGLIFTGFVGIKDPLRPDVKEAIDIAKEAGITTKMLTGDNINTAVAIGNELGLLDNNHRAVESSFIDALSYSQLKEELKTISIVARSKPETKMRIVQALQDNGEVVAVTGDGINDAPALSKADVGISMGIAGTEVAKKAASIILADDSFSTIVRGIQWGRGIYENFQRFIQFQITVNIVAFLVAILSQILGKEMPFTTIQLLWVNIIMDGPPALSLGLEPVRKNVLKRKPIKRDSSIITKTMLKTMIANACLITSLLLIQMFFNPLGVSTSVFSRNGKFVANEMQTALFALFVFSVLFNALNCREFGLNSIIPNLTKNTIAIKIILGTGCAQIVLMELYNNFFNTVPIDWILWTKIILMASSVIWINEIFKLVIRTIRS encoded by the coding sequence ATGATGTATTTCAATGAAGAAAAATCAGAAGTTCTAAAGAAACTTATGACTGATGAAAACCAAGGATTAAATGAAAGTGAAGTTAAGATAAGACAAGAAAAGTATGGTTTTAATGAATTTTCAAAAGGTAAGAAAAGATCTCCATGGGATGGCTTCTTTGATCCTATGATGATTATACTTTTAATTTCTGCTATTATTAGTGCATTAGTTGGTGAATACATAGATGCAATTGGTATAATGTTTGCCATAGTATTAAGTACTACAATAGGGGTCATAACAGAAGATAGATCTAAAAAAGCCGCAGAAGCATTGTCCAAGATTACAGATAACATTACTGTTAAATGTATACGGGATGGAGAAGTAAAGCTGGTATTAAAAAATAATTTAGTTCCAGGAGATATAGTATTGCTTGAAACAGGAAGCATGGTTCCCGCTGATGGAAGACTCTTGGAATCCATAGAACTTAAGGTTAGAGAGGACATGCTAACTGGTGAGTCCGATGATGTTAACAAGTGCGGAGATAAAGTTATAGAAATAGAAAGAATTGATTCTCATGGAAATGTGGTAATACAGGAACCTGTACCTGCGAAACAAATCAACATGGTATTTGGCGGTACTTTAATTGCATATGGTAGAGGAAAAATGGTGGTAACGTCAATTGGGGATTTAACTCAAATAGGTAAAATTGCCCAAAGTCTATACGATAACGACAATAATGAAACTCCGTTACAAATAAAGTTAGGACACTTAGGTGAAAAAATCGCTAAAATATCCGGTTCAATAGCAGGTATGTTATTTATATACATGATTTTCAAAATGATAATAAGTAAAGCGCTACATTTAGATATATCGGGTATATTACCTTTCTTGAAGTCTATGGAACCTGTTAAAAGTGCATTTGTAGTTTGCGTTGCCCTTATGGTTGCAGCTGTTCCTGAAGGATTACCAACGATGATAAATATGACCCTTGCAATTACAATGCAAAAAATGGCTAAAATAAATGCATTAGTTACAAAAAAAGAAGCCTGTGAAACTATAGGTTCCGTTTCAGTTATTTGTTCAGACAAAACAGGAACATTAACTCAAAATAAAATGACTGTGGATAAAGTATTTATAAATGGAGCATTTGTTGAAGAATATGATAGGAATGAAAGCTACTTTGTAGATAACTGTATTATAAATTCAACCGCAGATATAATCTACGAAAACAATCAATGGAATTACATGGGAAGTGCTACCGAATGTGCATTGTTGCTTTATTTAAAGGACAAGCAATACTACAAATACCGCAAAATAAAATCCATATTACACCAAATTCCCTTCACATCAAAGGCAAAGAGAATGGATACAATTATTCAAGATGGCAGAAACCATGTGCTTTTGTCTAAGGGGGCCCCAGAAATTATTTTAGAATCCTGTGATTATGAATATATTGATGGACAAATACTAAGGCTTACAAGTAAAAGAAAGGAATTTATTACTCAGCAGATTAAAAAACTTCAAACTCAATCTATGAGAGTATTAGGTTTTGCCTATAAAAATATGAGTAGTGTACATAGAGAAGTAGCCATAAGCTCCAATGCCTATGAACAAATAGCTGTAACAGTTGATGGATACAACTTTGAAAAAGGTCTAATATTCACCGGATTTGTAGGTATTAAAGATCCTCTAAGACCAGATGTTAAAGAAGCTATTGATATTGCTAAAGAAGCAGGCATTACCACTAAAATGCTAACTGGCGACAATATTAACACTGCTGTAGCTATAGGAAATGAGCTAGGATTATTGGATAATAATCATAGGGCTGTTGAATCTAGCTTTATAGATGCACTGTCCTATAGCCAATTAAAGGAAGAATTAAAGACAATATCAATAGTTGCTAGATCGAAGCCAGAAACCAAGATGAGAATAGTTCAAGCTCTTCAAGATAATGGGGAGGTTGTAGCTGTAACCGGAGATGGTATAAATGATGCTCCAGCACTATCCAAGGCAGATGTTGGTATATCTATGGGCATTGCAGGTACAGAGGTGGCAAAAAAGGCTGCTAGTATAATTTTAGCTGATGATAGTTTCAGTACCATAGTGAGGGGAATTCAGTGGGGAAGAGGAATATATGAAAACTTTCAAAGGTTTATTCAATTTCAGATTACAGTCAATATTGTGGCCTTTTTAGTCGCAATATTATCACAAATATTAGGAAAAGAAATGCCCTTTACTACTATTCAATTATTATGGGTAAATATAATAATGGACGGTCCACCAGCCCTATCTTTAGGTCTAGAGCCTGTTAGAAAAAATGTATTGAAAAGAAAACCTATTAAAAGAGATAGCAGTATAATAACAAAAACTATGCTTAAGACTATGATTGCAAATGCATGCTTAATTACTTCTCTATTATTAATACAAATGTTTTTTAATCCATTAGGTGTATCAACAAGCGTCTTTAGTAGGAATGGAAAATTTGTAGCTAATGAAATGCAAACTGCTTTGTTCGCCCTATTTGTATTTAGTGTGTTATTTAATGCTCTTAATTGTAGAGAATTTGGGTTAAACAGTATAATACCCAATCTTACAAAGAACACTATAGCTATAAAAATCATACTAGGTACTGGGTGTGCACAAATCGTACTTATGGAATTGTATAATAATTTTTTTAATACGGTCCCTATAGATTGGATTCTCTGGACAAAAATAATACTTATGGCCTCATCTGTTATTTGGATTAATGAGATTTTTAAGCTTGTTATAAGAACTATACGTTCTTAG
- the kynU gene encoding kynureninase, producing MGYEFKDGLEFAKKLDKLDKLHHIRERFYLNEGEIYMDGNSLGLSSKDAEEALLNIFNVWRKEAIKIWGVENGRYFNFSKNISEKFKNLINADADEIIVMGSITTNIHQALATFYKPTKEKYKIIVDELNFPTDIYATKSIIELKGYEVEDVLIVVKSRDGRTISEEDIISKMDDDVALILLPSVLYRSAQLLDMELLTREAHKREIIIGWDLAHSIGSVPHDFKKIDPDFAVWCSYKYLNAGPGATAGMYINRRHFNKSAGLKGWFGNKDESQFLLNHDFDQDKDANGWLLGTHNMFSMAPLDGVLNIFNEVGIENIRAKSLHITAYLMYLIDNKLSKYGYSIGNPREDHRRGGHICLEHDEAYRISLALRDNKVIPDYREPNVIRLAPVALYVSYEESYHLVEILEKIVRDKEFEKYSLKRVTVL from the coding sequence ATGGGATATGAATTTAAAGATGGATTAGAATTTGCTAAAAAACTGGACAAATTAGATAAGCTCCATCATATTCGGGAACGTTTTTATCTAAATGAAGGTGAAATTTACATGGATGGAAACTCTTTAGGATTAAGCTCTAAGGATGCTGAAGAAGCCTTATTGAATATCTTTAATGTTTGGCGTAAGGAAGCAATCAAAATCTGGGGAGTTGAAAATGGCCGTTATTTTAATTTTTCCAAAAATATTTCAGAAAAATTTAAAAATTTAATTAATGCAGATGCGGATGAAATTATAGTAATGGGAAGTATCACTACAAATATCCATCAGGCGCTGGCTACTTTTTATAAACCTACGAAAGAAAAATATAAAATTATCGTTGATGAATTAAATTTTCCTACAGATATTTATGCTACTAAGAGTATAATCGAGCTGAAAGGTTACGAGGTTGAAGATGTATTAATTGTAGTCAAAAGCAGAGATGGGCGTACTATTTCTGAAGAAGATATTATATCAAAAATGGATGATGATGTTGCATTAATCTTATTACCATCAGTTCTATACCGTAGTGCACAGCTTTTAGATATGGAACTACTTACTAGAGAGGCCCATAAACGTGAAATTATTATTGGATGGGATTTAGCCCATTCAATCGGATCTGTTCCCCATGACTTTAAAAAAATTGATCCTGATTTTGCAGTGTGGTGTTCGTATAAATATCTAAATGCTGGACCTGGAGCAACTGCCGGTATGTATATAAATAGAAGGCACTTTAATAAAAGTGCTGGCCTTAAGGGCTGGTTCGGAAATAAAGATGAAAGTCAATTTCTTCTAAATCATGATTTTGATCAAGACAAAGATGCCAATGGATGGTTACTAGGAACTCATAATATGTTTTCAATGGCACCATTAGATGGAGTTCTAAATATCTTTAATGAAGTTGGCATAGAAAATATACGTGCTAAATCATTGCATATTACTGCATATTTAATGTATTTAATCGATAATAAATTATCTAAATATGGATACTCGATTGGTAATCCTCGTGAGGATCATCGTCGAGGGGGACATATTTGTTTAGAACATGATGAAGCCTATCGTATAAGTCTAGCCCTACGTGATAATAAAGTAATTCCCGATTATCGGGAGCCAAATGTTATTCGCCTAGCTCCTGTTGCCTTATATGTTTCTTATGAAGAGTCATATCATCTAGTAGAAATTCTTGAAAAAATTGTTAGGGATAAAGAGTTTGAAAAATATTCATTAAAGAGAGTAACAGTGTTGTAA
- a CDS encoding cytochrome c biogenesis CcdA family protein: MDLGNVSLSIAFGAGFLSFFSPCILPLIPAYIMYITGVSMENELETKRLFALKRTVGFVIGFTIIFITMGTSASFLGKIFIRNKEMFSRISGILIIVFGLKMIGIINLRFLNMEKRIKAPRKITNWFSSILMGMAFAAGWTPCFGPVLASILVYAGGAATVSKGIYLLLIYSIGMAIPFILTALFINVFSKFITRAEKFIIYIPKISGLIMIIFGTLVFLNKIVNISRLLI; encoded by the coding sequence ATGGATTTAGGAAATGTTTCATTATCAATAGCTTTTGGAGCTGGATTTTTGTCCTTTTTTTCACCGTGTATACTTCCGCTAATTCCAGCATATATAATGTATATTACTGGAGTTAGTATGGAAAATGAACTTGAGACAAAAAGGTTATTCGCACTAAAAAGAACCGTTGGTTTTGTTATAGGATTTACAATTATTTTTATAACAATGGGGACATCTGCTAGTTTCCTAGGAAAAATCTTTATAAGAAATAAAGAAATGTTTTCTAGGATTAGTGGTATTCTCATAATAGTTTTTGGTTTGAAAATGATTGGTATTATAAATTTAAGGTTTTTAAATATGGAAAAACGAATTAAAGCACCTAGAAAAATTACTAACTGGTTTAGTTCAATTTTAATGGGTATGGCTTTTGCTGCTGGCTGGACACCGTGTTTTGGTCCGGTATTAGCATCTATACTTGTTTATGCAGGGGGAGCAGCTACTGTTTCAAAAGGGATTTATCTACTATTAATATACTCTATTGGTATGGCAATACCTTTTATATTAACTGCATTATTTATAAATGTATTTAGCAAATTTATTACTAGAGCAGAAAAGTTCATAATATATATTCCTAAAATTAGTGGGCTTATTATGATAATTTTTGGAACTCTAGTATTTCTAAATAAGATTGTAAATATAAGTAGATTATTAATATAA
- a CDS encoding Lrp/AsnC family transcriptional regulator yields MMDEIDKKIVELLQDNSRISITDIGKLINLSRPSVSERIARLVEKGILAKFTTYVPAHMVGHQVSFFMEISDLKVSCDKIVNILLSNEYVTEVHCVTGSTNYIARASMPSIEMMNEFLSELMKYSQVVTSIILHSPLAYRPIKPL; encoded by the coding sequence ATGATGGATGAAATAGATAAAAAGATTGTTGAATTATTACAGGATAACTCTCGTATTTCAATTACAGATATTGGGAAATTAATTAATCTTTCTAGACCAAGCGTTAGTGAAAGAATTGCAAGATTAGTTGAAAAAGGTATTTTAGCAAAATTTACAACCTATGTTCCTGCACATATGGTTGGTCATCAAGTTAGTTTCTTTATGGAGATTAGCGATTTAAAGGTTTCCTGCGATAAAATAGTTAACATTCTTCTTTCAAATGAATATGTAACTGAAGTTCATTGTGTAACTGGTAGTACTAATTATATTGCTAGAGCATCCATGCCAAGTATAGAAATGATGAACGAGTTTCTATCTGAGCTAATGAAATATAGTCAAGTTGTTACATCAATCATTTTACATTCACCCTTGGCTTATAGACCAATAAAGCCTCTTTAA
- a CDS encoding Ger(x)C family spore germination protein, producing MMNKRFLLFCMVMISVMILVSGCWNYAELDRIAIVSGLAVDKNPKGDKFLLTAEIVDIQGSLTEEHVKARRIQAEGDTIFDAVRNMILISAKKLYWSHTKAIIVSQDVAKEGIRPVIDWVCRDIEPRADMGIFVSREKTAWELLEQQSITTDIRAFEMEYMLIANTDLSKSVRIDIIELIDTIAGKGTSSYLPAIGVTLNDGRMTANLSGIAVLKKDKFIEFLSEQDAKFFLFVRNKIRGGLLIISPDEEQPKDRITLEIFKSKTKIQPVYSNGKLLMKININTEVGIAEEDAPINYMIEKNKNKLKKETEEYLNKNIENIIKKVQENFDTDIFGFGRIVMEKMPSLWKNIDDEWDEVFKTLEVDINTEIDIRGSGLISKPIQVGD from the coding sequence ATGATGAACAAGCGTTTTCTTCTATTTTGCATGGTTATGATTAGCGTCATGATTTTAGTTTCTGGATGTTGGAATTATGCGGAACTTGATAGGATAGCAATAGTTTCCGGCTTAGCAGTTGACAAAAATCCTAAAGGCGATAAATTTCTGCTCACCGCTGAAATAGTCGATATCCAAGGAAGTCTAACTGAGGAACATGTTAAAGCTAGAAGAATTCAAGCGGAAGGGGATACAATTTTTGATGCTGTTAGAAATATGATACTTATTTCCGCTAAAAAATTATATTGGAGCCATACAAAGGCTATTATAGTAAGTCAGGATGTAGCTAAAGAAGGTATAAGACCAGTTATAGATTGGGTATGTAGAGACATTGAACCAAGAGCAGATATGGGCATATTTGTTTCTAGAGAAAAAACGGCTTGGGAATTATTAGAACAACAAAGTATAACAACGGATATACGTGCTTTTGAAATGGAATATATGCTTATAGCAAATACTGATTTATCAAAGTCTGTAAGAATAGATATAATTGAGTTAATAGATACTATAGCAGGTAAAGGAACTTCCTCATATTTACCTGCTATTGGTGTTACATTAAATGACGGAAGAATGACTGCAAATCTTTCTGGAATAGCTGTACTTAAAAAAGATAAGTTTATTGAATTTCTAAGTGAACAAGACGCAAAATTCTTTCTTTTTGTAAGGAATAAAATACGAGGAGGATTATTAATAATATCTCCAGACGAAGAACAGCCGAAAGATAGAATAACATTAGAAATATTTAAGAGTAAAACAAAAATACAACCGGTTTATTCAAATGGAAAATTATTAATGAAGATAAATATAAATACAGAAGTAGGTATAGCAGAAGAGGATGCACCTATAAATTATATGATTGAAAAAAATAAAAACAAACTCAAAAAAGAAACAGAAGAATACTTGAATAAAAATATTGAAAATATAATAAAAAAGGTTCAAGAAAATTTTGATACAGATATTTTTGGATTTGGAAGAATTGTTATGGAAAAAATGCCTTCATTATGGAAGAACATTGATGATGAATGGGATGAAGTTTTTAAAACGCTAGAAGTTGATATAAATACAGAAATAGATATTAGGGGTAGTGGCCTTATATCTAAACCAATACAAGTAGGTGACTAA